Proteins encoded together in one Amblyomma americanum isolate KBUSLIRL-KWMA chromosome 1, ASM5285725v1, whole genome shotgun sequence window:
- the LOC144113712 gene encoding uncharacterized protein LOC144113712, producing the protein MSEETKVSSQPFLVQPPVSFNFDKTSEWPGWIQEFDDYRFASGLNERTQEAPVRTLLYTMGRQARNIFKTFNLSEEDSKKYDMVKTQFDTHFVATRNLVYESACFYRRRQEPGESVDQYVTELHTLADRCDYGEMKERMILDRFVVGLRDAKLSEALQIDAALTLKSALTKARLKEAVQKQQQDLRSVVDREEHESLTRAEVDIVHRRTSNQRRPDHQTCAACGRGPHSRSSCPARGALCYLCQRRGHFAAVCSWTHRTTEPEAWPSEVGICSPRGEQPNMNCVTFSVGDLAVSSAKARFVQIAINGAVVSAKVDTGAEKQNVKTAS; encoded by the exons ATGTCGGAAGAAACGAAGGTTTCGTCTCAGCCTTTTTTGGTGCAGCCGCCAGTGAGCTTCAACTTCGACAAGACGTCCGAGTGGCCTGGGTGGATACAAGAATTCGATGACTACCGATTCGCCTCAGGACTTAATGAGCGAACTCAAGAGGCTCCggtgcgtacgttgctgtacACGATGGGACGACAGGCACGCAACATTTTCAAGACTTTCAACTTGTCCGAGGAAGATTCGAAGAAATACGACATGGTGAAGACACAGTTCGACACCCATTTTGTCGCCACAAGGAACTTAGTCTACGAAAGTGCGTGCTTCTATCGCCGCCGCCAAGAACCAGGCGAGTCTGTAGATCAGTATGTTACAGAGTTACATACGCTGGCCGATAGATGCGACTACGGGGAGATGAAAGAACGGATGATTCTCGACCGGTTTGTAGTTGGACTACGGGACGCAAAGTTGTCGGAAGCTCTTCAAATAGATGCGGCGCTGACTCTAAAAAGTGCTCTCACCAAGGCACGCCTGAAAGAAGCTgtgcagaaacagcagcaggatCTTCGGAGCGTTGTGGACCGCGAAGAGCATGAATCCCTGACGAGGGCCGAAGTCGACATTGTTCATAGGCGGACATCGAACCAGAGACGTCCGGATCACCAGACGTGTGCCGCTTGCGGTAGGGGCCCTCATTCGAGGTCGTCGTGCCCGGCCAGAGGAGCACTGTGCTACCTGTGCCAGCGCCGGGGACATTTCGCAGCTGTCTGCTCGTGGACACACAGGACCACGGAACCAGAAGCATGGCCTTCAGAGGTAGGCATCTGCAGTCCTCGGGGTGAGCAACCGAACATGAACTGTGTGACATTTTccgtgggagatttggctgtgtcaTCTGCAAAGGCTCGCTTTGTTCAGATTGCTATTAATGGTGCAGTTGTTTCGGCGAAAGTTGACACGGGAGCCGAG AAGCAGAATGTTAAAACTGCTTCATGA
- the LOC144113757 gene encoding uncharacterized protein LOC144113757: MAKELCPLTSLSSTEVIYHFKKVFSTHGIPETLVTDNGAQFVSQEFSQFANCYGFKRVTCSPRYPQANGEVERMVKTVKELLLKSGDLHLALLAYRDTPGPLGKTPAKLLMGRRLRTTLPLHTKKLAPKTPNLKEAREKDAAFRETQRQNYDRRHAARHMFPLVPGDSVWVKDYRRKGVVLQRAKRPRSYIVVLESGGQIERNRRALIKQAPNRGSDSKDGEYEFLSSLDGTEEDGNSVSIEQTVPDGPEENGTEALPSDPLQPPPETSSPAAQGEHVTRFGRKLQAPRKQTTACAMHDGLRFAMNGEDTQIVPLANENDSSHGPADSHGT; the protein is encoded by the exons ATGGCAAAGG AATTGTGTCCACTGACCTCTCTTAGCAGCACAGAAGTTATTTATCATTTTAAGAAGGTGTTTTCTACTCACGGTATACCGGAAACGCTGGTAACCGATAACGGTGCTCAATTTGTCAGCCAAGAGTTCAGCCAGTTCGCGAACTGTTATGGATTCAAACGTGTGACGTGCAGCCCTAGgtacccgcaggcaaatggggaGGTAGAAAGAATGGTAAAAACTGTGAAAGAGCTGTTGCTAAAATCTGGTGACCTACATCTGGCTTTGTTAGCATACAGGGACACGCCGGGACCCCTAGGAAAAACGCCAGCAAAGCTACTCATGGGGCGGCGCCTTCGCACTACCTTGCCGCTCCACACAAAGAAGCTGGCACCCAAGACCCCCAATCTCAAAGAAGCACGGGAAAAAGACGCGGCTTTCAGGGAGACTCAGCGGCAAAATTATGATCGCCGGCATGCTGCCCGACATATGTTCCCGTTGGTGCCAGGTGATTCTGTTTGGGTCAAGGACTACAGGCGAAAAGGTGTGGTGCTTCAGCGCGCAAAGCGGCCCCGCTCGTATATTGTGGTTTTGGAGAGCGGGGGCCAGATTGAACGAAACCGGCGAGCGCTAATCAAGCAGGCGCCAAACAGAGGCTCGGATTCCAAGGACGGGGAGTATGAATTTCTGTCTAGCCTAGACGGTACAGAGGAGGACGGAAACTCTGTATCTATTGAACAAACTGTCCCAGACGGTCCCGAGGAGAACGGAACCGAAGCTCTTCCAAGTGATCCGTTGCAGCCGCCGCCGGAAACCTCTTCGCCTGCGGCGCAGGGTGAACATGTCACACGCTTTGGTAGAAAA ctgcaggcGCCacggaagcagacgacggcttgcgctATGCAtgatggcttgcgctttgcgatgAACGGTGAAGACACTCAAATTGTTCCACTCGCCAATGAGAACGATtcctcacacgggcccgccgactctcatggaacgtga